A DNA window from Mycolicibacter hiberniae contains the following coding sequences:
- a CDS encoding WXG100 family type VII secretion target, protein MSTSDGITYHPGAVSDHAHGVIGNASALDQIHADAHQLTQMLTEYFAGHGATGFFEAQAQMLSGLQGLIETIGHHGSTIGSVLNGAVDTDHTINRIF, encoded by the coding sequence ATGTCCACAAGTGACGGCATTACCTACCACCCCGGCGCCGTAAGCGACCACGCGCACGGCGTCATCGGCAACGCGAGCGCCCTGGATCAGATCCACGCCGATGCTCACCAGCTCACCCAGATGCTGACCGAGTACTTCGCCGGTCATGGCGCGACCGGATTCTTCGAGGCCCAGGCGCAGATGCTCTCCGGTCTGCAGGGCCTGATCGAGACCATCGGTCACCACGGTTCCACCATCGGCTCCGTGCTGAATGGGGCGGTGGACACCGACCACACGATCAACCGCATCTTCTGA
- a CDS encoding MinD/ParA family ATP-binding protein has protein sequence MTSPWNSPNMPDEGSSVRWDPAPGPSYRDSISDSMRISDLATPRKIPPGSGWRRLVYVLSAKTVNPGESPSERHYRDLRNRIRRHIRRQYVITLVSGKGGTGVTTMAAAIGSVFRECRPENVIAIDAVPGFGTLSDRIDEHPPGDYSAVLSDTDVQGYSDIREHLGQNAVGLDVLAGNRTSDQLRPLVPAMFSGVLSRLRRTHNVIVVDTAADLEHPVMKPVLENTDTLVFVSGVTADQSRPVLRAVDYLASQGYHELVSRSTVILNHSAPRADSAAVAYLTERFSKTGATVEVMPYDAHLAKGGIIDVPNEVKKKTRLRLFEITAGLADKFVPDTER, from the coding sequence GTGACGAGCCCGTGGAATAGCCCGAATATGCCGGACGAAGGCTCATCCGTGCGGTGGGATCCGGCACCGGGCCCCAGCTACCGCGATTCGATATCGGACTCGATGCGCATTTCCGACCTGGCCACGCCACGCAAGATTCCGCCGGGCTCGGGCTGGCGCAGACTCGTCTATGTCCTGTCGGCTAAAACCGTTAATCCTGGCGAGTCTCCGAGCGAACGCCATTATCGAGACCTGCGTAATAGAATTCGTCGGCACATCCGGCGGCAGTACGTGATCACGTTGGTGTCCGGGAAGGGCGGCACCGGCGTGACGACGATGGCCGCGGCGATCGGCAGTGTCTTCCGGGAATGTCGGCCCGAGAATGTCATCGCGATTGACGCCGTCCCAGGCTTCGGGACACTGTCAGACCGCATCGACGAGCACCCTCCGGGTGATTACTCGGCCGTCCTGAGCGACACCGACGTGCAAGGGTATTCCGATATCCGGGAACACCTCGGCCAGAATGCCGTTGGCCTCGACGTTCTGGCAGGCAATCGCACCTCGGATCAGTTAAGGCCGCTTGTTCCGGCAATGTTCAGTGGGGTGTTGTCGCGGTTACGACGCACCCACAATGTCATCGTCGTCGACACCGCGGCGGACTTGGAACACCCGGTCATGAAACCGGTGCTGGAGAACACCGACACCCTCGTCTTCGTCTCGGGGGTCACCGCCGACCAGTCCCGTCCTGTGTTGCGGGCGGTGGACTACTTGGCTTCGCAGGGCTATCACGAGCTGGTTTCGCGTTCCACCGTGATCCTCAACCACTCCGCCCCGAGAGCCGACAGTGCCGCGGTGGCCTATCTGACGGAGCGGTTCAGCAAGACCGGCGCCACCGTGGAGGTCATGCCCTATGACGCTCATCTGGCAAAGGGCGGAATCATCGATGTCCCGAATGAGGTGAAGAAGAAGACCCGACTGCGGCTATTTGAAATAACCGCTGGTCTGGCCGACAAGTTCGTGCCCGACACCGAAAGGTAA
- the eccD gene encoding type VII secretion integral membrane protein EccD, translating to MTSPTPAKVAFPARCAVSLAYDKHLVSQVFPAGIPVEEFFEGMVELLDEDLRHHGFDGVALPPGSYELHKVNGVRLDIARSLDDLGVQDGDTLVLVPVVGGDSFEPQYESLSSALAATARRLGAQPEIQCQECGHKADEQTVTRLLKVKVDRMFAPVTALTAAHTAIGLTALSVVVLAALAVRARTFSDSWPPAAVLVGLGGLLALGATVIRRNWPARDDLFSGFGWLAVLALSCAAFCAAPGTLGAPHVMIGLTVLALGAIGLSVLLRSQSTVATAVVAAAGIGGAVAATRMWQPVSPQVIGICLLLGLLILLRMAPTIALWVARVRPPYFGSITGRDLFARRANMPIDTVSPVTPEDAEDDEDDLVDISARGAAIAASARLINSVQVGICVAAATALPIAVWMVLTPGGPRQRGAVALCGLVAGLFITQGRGFAARVQAIALVGGASAAVLAGIVKYALASPGDSAAGFLWPAAAVAVFAGLGLAAGLLVPETKFVPWIRLAVEWLEVLAFIVVGVLGAWLGGLFVWVRN from the coding sequence GTGACCTCCCCGACACCAGCAAAAGTCGCATTTCCGGCACGCTGTGCGGTGAGCCTCGCCTACGATAAACACCTCGTTTCCCAGGTCTTCCCGGCCGGGATTCCCGTCGAAGAATTCTTCGAGGGAATGGTCGAGCTGCTCGACGAGGATCTGCGGCACCACGGTTTTGACGGGGTTGCGCTGCCGCCGGGAAGTTACGAACTGCACAAGGTCAATGGCGTCCGGCTGGACATCGCGCGCAGCCTCGACGACCTGGGCGTACAAGACGGCGACACACTGGTCCTGGTTCCCGTGGTGGGCGGCGACTCCTTCGAGCCGCAGTACGAGTCCCTGTCGAGCGCCCTGGCCGCAACGGCGCGCCGACTGGGAGCCCAGCCGGAGATTCAGTGCCAAGAGTGCGGCCACAAGGCCGACGAGCAGACGGTGACCCGCCTGCTCAAGGTGAAGGTGGACCGGATGTTCGCGCCGGTCACCGCGTTGACTGCCGCACACACTGCGATCGGGCTGACGGCCTTGTCGGTGGTGGTACTTGCGGCCCTGGCGGTCCGGGCCCGCACGTTCAGCGACAGTTGGCCTCCCGCCGCCGTCCTAGTGGGCCTCGGGGGGTTATTGGCGCTCGGGGCAACGGTGATCCGGCGCAACTGGCCCGCGCGCGACGACCTGTTCAGTGGCTTCGGTTGGCTGGCGGTGCTCGCGTTGTCTTGCGCAGCGTTCTGTGCGGCGCCCGGCACCCTCGGCGCGCCCCACGTGATGATCGGGCTGACAGTGCTGGCCCTCGGCGCGATCGGCCTCAGCGTGCTGCTTCGTTCGCAGAGCACGGTTGCCACCGCGGTCGTCGCCGCTGCGGGAATCGGCGGTGCGGTGGCGGCAACCCGGATGTGGCAGCCGGTGTCGCCGCAGGTGATCGGCATCTGTCTCCTGCTGGGCCTGCTGATCCTGCTGCGGATGGCCCCCACGATCGCGCTGTGGGTTGCACGGGTGCGGCCACCATACTTCGGTTCGATCACCGGGCGAGACTTGTTCGCCCGTCGCGCCAACATGCCGATCGACACGGTCTCCCCCGTCACTCCCGAAGATGCAGAGGACGACGAGGACGACTTGGTCGACATCTCGGCCCGCGGCGCCGCGATCGCGGCCTCCGCGCGATTGATCAACTCCGTGCAGGTCGGGATTTGTGTCGCGGCCGCCACCGCATTGCCGATAGCGGTCTGGATGGTGCTCACCCCAGGCGGCCCGCGGCAGCGTGGCGCGGTGGCGCTGTGCGGCCTGGTGGCAGGCCTGTTCATCACTCAGGGTCGCGGTTTCGCCGCACGCGTCCAAGCGATTGCGCTCGTAGGGGGAGCCAGCGCGGCCGTACTCGCCGGAATTGTCAAATACGCCCTGGCGAGCCCTGGCGATTCCGCCGCCGGCTTCCTATGGCCGGCCGCTGCCGTCGCCGTCTTCGCCGGGTTGGGGCTGGCCGCCGGTCTGCTGGTACCCGAAACCAAGTTTGTGCCCTGGATCCGGCTGGCCGTCGAATGGCTGGAAGTCCTGGCATTCATCGTGGTAGGCGTACTGGGCGCATGGCTGGGAGGACTTTTCGTGTGGGTCCGCAACTAA
- a CDS encoding DUF5631 domain-containing protein — translation MALFGRWSARQRLRSAARDSLAVPAFSTPVDCSSWVLGGLWPAELATITPETAPLADYLHADLQRIAQSANEKLYALGRSNLAASARQIAQARVINVARAFAVLRVESTVRQLHKETLDFGSDFARLSQGPVPVSATPEVQVDPGAAFPVTAPPGDAGESAWLGAQDRSPAPRVSEEIVLATEEHQQPAAPGLRAEAVVEIPGDPTVTSQFTPSGPLAMHRARATQLDSAAPLSTPLFAESDEQRAQRLLGFVARQEPGLRWAVGVLADGSTLLVTDIAHGWIPPGVELPAGVQLLEPGWRTGTLTEMLGGPLVSSAVYSPGNRLGRASDSAVPEVSAEPRKLAPIEDLGWQLSGATHWRDGLPRMVNTLAKAGAAGTGVVEAEIDLLRVHLDTMRYQLLARYPDSDTAAVLNCMLLAATEGIATGDLVSANYHFSWFRALSVPPAAQWDVST, via the coding sequence GTGGCACTCTTCGGTCGGTGGTCGGCGCGCCAGCGCCTTCGGAGCGCGGCCCGGGACTCGCTGGCGGTCCCGGCGTTCAGCACTCCGGTCGACTGCAGTTCGTGGGTGCTCGGCGGCCTATGGCCAGCCGAATTGGCGACGATCACCCCCGAGACGGCCCCGCTGGCGGACTACCTCCACGCTGATCTACAGCGAATCGCGCAATCGGCCAACGAGAAGCTCTACGCGCTGGGCCGATCAAATCTGGCCGCGTCCGCACGTCAGATCGCCCAGGCTCGGGTCATCAACGTGGCCAGGGCGTTCGCCGTCCTGCGCGTGGAGTCCACGGTGCGCCAACTCCATAAGGAAACATTGGATTTCGGCAGCGACTTCGCCCGTCTCAGCCAGGGCCCGGTTCCTGTCTCGGCCACTCCGGAGGTTCAGGTGGACCCCGGCGCGGCTTTTCCTGTGACGGCACCGCCGGGTGACGCCGGCGAGTCCGCTTGGCTCGGCGCGCAGGATCGTTCGCCGGCGCCACGCGTCTCCGAGGAGATCGTCCTCGCCACCGAGGAGCACCAGCAGCCGGCAGCCCCCGGGCTGCGGGCTGAAGCGGTTGTGGAAATACCGGGGGATCCGACCGTGACGAGTCAGTTCACGCCGTCGGGTCCGCTTGCCATGCACCGTGCGCGGGCGACCCAACTCGACTCCGCCGCACCGCTCTCCACGCCGCTGTTCGCCGAGTCCGACGAGCAGCGGGCGCAGCGCCTCTTAGGGTTCGTCGCACGTCAGGAGCCGGGCTTGCGCTGGGCGGTGGGCGTTCTCGCCGACGGATCGACCCTCCTGGTCACCGATATCGCCCACGGATGGATTCCTCCGGGGGTCGAGCTGCCGGCCGGAGTTCAGCTGCTGGAGCCCGGATGGCGGACCGGAACGCTCACGGAGATGCTGGGTGGCCCGCTGGTGTCGTCGGCTGTCTACAGCCCGGGGAATCGTCTTGGTCGAGCGAGTGATTCAGCGGTGCCGGAAGTATCGGCGGAGCCCCGCAAGCTGGCGCCCATCGAGGATCTCGGATGGCAGCTCAGCGGGGCAACCCATTGGCGCGACGGACTGCCGAGGATGGTGAACACCCTGGCGAAGGCAGGTGCCGCCGGAACCGGCGTAGTCGAAGCTGAAATCGACTTGTTGCGGGTGCATCTCGATACCATGCGTTACCAGCTGCTGGCCAGGTATCCCGACTCTGACACCGCAGCGGTGCTCAACTGCATGCTGCTGGCCGCCACCGAAGGAATCGCGACTGGTGACCTGGTGTCCGCCAACTACCACTTCAGCTGGTTTCGAGCGCTCAGCGTACCGCCCGCCGCCCAGTGGGACGTGTCAACTTAG
- the eccE gene encoding type VII secretion protein EccE yields the protein MSQNQVRLTGFHPSSNRRLLCATAVALGALVGWALGGLIGVVTALVLVGAVVWVPWWGQPAWSWALLWLRRPSQDAWSDPVTVANNRAGGGVRIQDGVAVVAIHLLGRPHAATVATGSVNVETDNVVDIADLQPMLRHALGLVLDSMSVISIGARRATSGDFPRVYDTEIGTPPYAGQRETWLLLRLRVIDNTAALRWRTTLGAAAVAVAQRIAGRLRCGGLRARVATASDLVELDRRLAGGSLTAGAQRWKALRTDGGWATTYTYATGEINAQLLAQAWTLPVDHVIQNVTLLPDGTCTATVTLRTPQPAPTPPSVVLRRLNGEQAAAVTANMCAPRRSLRGLRSLRLPARLPLEIGPSGVLIGKLANGDRLMVPLTDSGELSRVFIAAEDLIAKRIVIRAAGAGERLCVHTRDKARWASVRMPEVNVIDESRPTPRTTVSVVDGSIAPSPRPATVITVAPPGTPPPPPDAVEVCIEQIDRNAVRVAAGGKSWLATVELFRAENRYCSPEALAPMSLR from the coding sequence ATGAGTCAGAACCAGGTCCGGCTGACCGGATTCCACCCTTCGAGTAACCGGCGACTCCTGTGCGCCACAGCGGTTGCGCTAGGCGCTCTGGTGGGCTGGGCGCTGGGGGGTCTCATCGGTGTCGTCACCGCGCTCGTGCTCGTGGGAGCAGTGGTGTGGGTGCCGTGGTGGGGCCAGCCGGCATGGTCGTGGGCGCTGCTGTGGTTGCGCCGGCCCTCGCAGGATGCCTGGAGCGATCCGGTCACCGTGGCCAACAACCGCGCCGGCGGCGGAGTCCGGATTCAGGACGGTGTCGCGGTCGTGGCCATCCACCTGCTGGGTCGGCCGCACGCAGCCACGGTGGCTACCGGATCGGTGAACGTGGAGACCGATAACGTCGTCGACATCGCCGATCTGCAGCCGATGCTTCGGCATGCGCTCGGGCTGGTCCTGGATTCGATGAGCGTGATCAGCATCGGAGCGCGCCGCGCAACGTCCGGTGACTTTCCCCGGGTCTACGACACCGAGATCGGCACCCCGCCCTACGCCGGGCAACGCGAGACCTGGCTGCTACTGCGACTGCGGGTGATCGACAACACGGCGGCGCTGCGTTGGCGAACCACGCTCGGTGCCGCGGCGGTCGCTGTCGCGCAACGGATCGCGGGTCGGTTGCGCTGCGGCGGACTGCGGGCGCGGGTAGCCACGGCCAGCGACCTGGTCGAGCTGGACCGGCGCTTGGCCGGTGGTTCCCTGACCGCCGGCGCCCAACGATGGAAGGCCCTGCGCACCGACGGCGGGTGGGCGACTACCTACACCTACGCCACCGGCGAGATCAACGCACAACTGCTCGCGCAGGCCTGGACTCTGCCGGTCGATCACGTCATCCAGAACGTCACCCTGCTCCCCGACGGAACGTGCACGGCCACCGTGACCCTGCGGACACCGCAGCCCGCCCCGACGCCACCCTCGGTGGTGCTTCGCCGGCTCAACGGGGAGCAGGCCGCGGCCGTCACGGCCAACATGTGCGCCCCCCGCCGTTCGCTGCGCGGATTGCGATCGCTTCGGCTTCCGGCCAGGCTTCCCCTTGAGATCGGTCCGTCGGGGGTCCTGATCGGCAAGCTGGCCAACGGCGACCGGTTGATGGTGCCGTTGACCGATTCGGGCGAGTTGAGCCGGGTATTCATCGCGGCTGAGGATCTCATCGCCAAACGCATCGTCATTCGGGCGGCCGGTGCCGGGGAACGGCTCTGCGTACACACCCGAGACAAGGCCCGCTGGGCCAGCGTCCGGATGCCCGAGGTGAATGTGATCGATGAGTCACGGCCGACTCCGCGGACCACCGTCAGCGTGGTAGACGGCTCGATCGCCCCGTCGCCCCGCCCTGCCACGGTGATCACGGTGGCGCCGCCCGGCACGCCGCCGCCACCACCGGACGCCGTCGAGGTGTGCATCGAGCAGATCGATCGGAACGCAGTTCGAGTTGCGGCCGGCGGGAAATCCTGGCTGGCTACGGTGGAGTTGTTCCGGGCGGAAAACCGCTACTGCAGCCCGGAGGCGCTCGCGCCGATGTCGTTGCGATGA
- the eccA gene encoding type VII secretion AAA-ATPase EccA, with amino-acid sequence MVSIGGEYGSPEALADFIAATEADPSMADAWLGRIACGDTALDTLHRLYANRDWLHKETTRLGRHLAAQIPLGPYLSITVTDGSHVGLALASALTVAGEYESAEVLLSDESLLDSWINYQWRQLGRAHLMFVTQRWPDVLTIAAEELPERAITMPAVTASVCALAGYAAAHLGHGRVALDWLDRVDIAGQSRFSERFQVGVLTASINPSEIPLLAADLAYLRGMVHRQLGEEDKAQVWLSKAAINGVLTEPAKAALAEPKLRLVVIDEQIIDSRSDRWDAGSAKSRAELDETKAQDRRAELLEQGRAELERQVGLAEVKRAVRALEDQLEVRAMRLEHGLPVEGQTNHMLLVGPPGTGKTTTAEALGKIYAGMGIVRNPEIIEVRRSDFCGEHIGASGPKTNELIERALGGILFMDEFYSLVERHQDGTPDMIGMEAVNQLLIALEKHRFDFCFIAAGYEDQVDEFLTVNPGLASRFNRKIRFEAYSPEEIVEIGERYGSSRATVLNPDARQRFLNMVAKVRGYVSPRGEHGINVMHNGRFARNVIEEAELARDTRLAAQKRAGQPVTIDDLKTITADDIDTAVRCVCSTKREMASLDW; translated from the coding sequence ATGGTGAGCATTGGCGGCGAGTACGGCTCGCCCGAGGCGTTAGCCGATTTCATCGCCGCGACCGAGGCCGATCCCTCCATGGCAGACGCGTGGCTGGGCCGTATCGCCTGCGGCGACACCGCGCTTGACACCCTGCACCGTCTCTATGCCAACCGGGACTGGCTGCACAAGGAGACCACCCGCCTCGGAAGGCACCTGGCCGCCCAGATTCCGTTGGGCCCTTACCTGTCCATCACCGTGACCGATGGCTCGCACGTGGGTTTGGCCCTGGCTTCGGCGCTCACCGTGGCCGGGGAGTACGAGAGTGCCGAGGTGTTGCTGTCCGACGAATCCCTCCTGGACAGCTGGATCAACTACCAGTGGCGCCAACTCGGCCGCGCCCATCTGATGTTCGTCACCCAGCGATGGCCGGACGTGCTGACCATCGCCGCAGAGGAGCTCCCCGAGCGGGCGATCACCATGCCGGCGGTGACGGCCTCGGTGTGCGCGCTGGCAGGCTACGCGGCGGCCCATCTGGGCCATGGCCGAGTGGCGCTGGATTGGCTGGACCGTGTCGACATCGCCGGGCAGAGCCGCTTTTCCGAGCGCTTTCAAGTCGGGGTTCTCACCGCGTCGATCAACCCGAGCGAGATCCCGTTGCTGGCCGCGGACCTCGCCTACCTGCGCGGCATGGTGCACCGACAGCTCGGCGAGGAAGACAAGGCGCAGGTCTGGTTGTCCAAGGCGGCGATCAACGGTGTGCTCACCGAACCGGCCAAGGCGGCGCTGGCCGAGCCGAAGCTGCGTCTCGTGGTCATCGACGAACAGATCATCGACAGTCGAAGCGACCGGTGGGACGCCGGCTCGGCCAAGAGCCGCGCCGAACTCGATGAAACCAAAGCACAGGACCGCCGCGCCGAGTTGCTGGAACAGGGCCGCGCCGAGTTGGAGAGGCAAGTCGGCCTGGCGGAGGTCAAACGTGCAGTCAGGGCGCTGGAGGACCAACTCGAGGTCCGCGCCATGCGGCTCGAACACGGCCTGCCCGTGGAGGGCCAGACCAATCACATGCTGCTGGTGGGTCCACCGGGAACGGGCAAAACGACTACCGCCGAGGCACTGGGCAAGATCTATGCCGGTATGGGAATTGTCCGCAATCCCGAAATCATCGAAGTACGTCGTTCCGACTTCTGCGGTGAGCACATCGGTGCCTCCGGCCCGAAGACCAATGAACTGATCGAAAGAGCATTGGGCGGAATTCTGTTCATGGACGAGTTCTATTCGCTGGTGGAGCGTCACCAGGACGGAACGCCGGACATGATCGGCATGGAGGCCGTCAACCAATTGCTGATCGCGCTGGAGAAGCACCGCTTCGACTTCTGTTTCATCGCCGCCGGCTACGAGGACCAAGTCGATGAATTCCTGACCGTCAACCCCGGTCTGGCCAGCCGCTTCAACCGGAAGATCCGGTTCGAGGCGTACTCTCCGGAGGAGATCGTTGAGATCGGTGAGCGTTACGGATCAAGTCGGGCAACTGTACTGAACCCGGATGCACGCCAACGCTTCCTGAACATGGTTGCCAAGGTTCGGGGCTATGTCAGCCCACGCGGAGAGCACGGCATCAACGTCATGCACAACGGACGTTTTGCCCGCAACGTGATCGAGGAGGCCGAACTTGCCCGCGACACTCGGCTGGCCGCCCAGAAACGGGCCGGACAGCCCGTGACCATCGATGACCTCAAGACGATCACCGCCGACGACATCGACACAGCCGTTCGCTGCGTATGCAGTACCAAACGCGAGATGGCCTCCCTGGACTGGTAA
- the mycP gene encoding type VII secretion-associated serine protease mycosin, which yields MGPQLRRLSARGAIVAAVMALVFASSGPPPARAIEPPSVDPALVPADGTPGPDQPMRRSNSCSVPITVGNPDVAQLAPGFDMLGIAAAWQYSTGNGVPVAVIDTGVTPNTRLPAIAGGDYIMGGAEGLGGLQDCDAHGTIAASIIAAAPLGALPMPRPMPAVPAFPPPAGPPPSIGEPLPPADIPGPPAPPPPPTAVTITQVAPAPPPPPPPPDEGAVAPAAGPADPQSDDEPAVPPPPPGAPDGVVGVAPHATVISIRQSSRAFEPVHPQRFGYDDERVKAGTLATLARAVVHAANMGAKVINVSVTSCVQVAAAVDQQALGAALWYAATVKDAVIVAAAGNVGEAGCADNPMFDPLNPNDPRDWNQVKVISSPSWFSDYVLSVGGVDSTGAPIDKSMAGPWVRVAAPATHVMGLSPQGGNPVNAYPPARVGDKNMPFWGTSFSAAYVSGVAALVRAKYPQLTANQVINRIVQTAHNPPSGVDNRVGYGLVDPVAALTFNVPAGDPVAPGSQQRVLTPAPPPPPPDHRARNVALAFLGVIAAAVLAAAITARIRRATR from the coding sequence GTGGGTCCGCAACTAAGGCGCCTGTCCGCTCGCGGGGCCATCGTCGCCGCGGTGATGGCGCTGGTCTTTGCGTCGAGCGGCCCACCTCCAGCCCGGGCGATCGAGCCTCCGTCGGTCGATCCTGCTCTTGTCCCTGCCGACGGCACGCCGGGACCGGACCAGCCGATGCGGCGCTCGAATTCCTGCAGTGTCCCGATCACGGTCGGCAATCCCGACGTGGCGCAACTGGCACCGGGATTCGACATGCTGGGTATCGCCGCGGCATGGCAATACTCCACCGGCAACGGCGTCCCGGTTGCCGTCATCGACACCGGCGTCACACCGAATACCCGCTTGCCGGCGATTGCCGGGGGCGACTACATCATGGGCGGGGCGGAGGGGCTCGGCGGCCTGCAGGACTGCGACGCGCACGGCACGATCGCGGCGTCGATCATCGCCGCGGCTCCCCTGGGGGCGCTGCCGATGCCCCGCCCCATGCCGGCGGTCCCCGCGTTCCCCCCGCCGGCCGGTCCGCCCCCCAGCATTGGCGAACCCCTGCCCCCGGCGGACATTCCGGGCCCACCGGCACCGCCTCCGCCTCCCACCGCGGTGACCATTACCCAGGTGGCGCCGGCCCCTCCTCCCCCGCCACCCCCGCCTGACGAGGGCGCCGTAGCACCGGCCGCCGGGCCCGCCGATCCCCAGAGCGACGACGAGCCCGCGGTCCCGCCACCTCCGCCGGGCGCTCCCGACGGTGTTGTGGGGGTGGCGCCGCATGCCACCGTCATCTCTATCCGCCAATCGTCCCGGGCGTTTGAGCCGGTCCACCCCCAACGATTCGGCTATGACGACGAGCGGGTGAAGGCCGGAACCCTGGCAACGCTGGCCAGGGCCGTCGTCCACGCAGCCAACATGGGCGCCAAGGTCATCAACGTCTCGGTCACCTCCTGTGTGCAAGTGGCCGCCGCAGTCGACCAACAAGCGCTGGGGGCGGCCCTGTGGTACGCGGCGACGGTAAAGGACGCGGTGATCGTGGCCGCCGCCGGCAACGTCGGCGAGGCCGGGTGCGCCGACAACCCGATGTTCGACCCGCTGAACCCCAACGACCCGCGGGACTGGAACCAGGTCAAGGTGATATCGAGCCCGTCATGGTTCTCCGACTATGTCTTGTCGGTCGGCGGTGTGGACTCCACCGGGGCACCGATCGACAAGAGCATGGCGGGCCCATGGGTGCGGGTGGCGGCGCCCGCCACCCATGTGATGGGCCTGTCGCCGCAGGGCGGAAATCCGGTCAATGCCTATCCCCCGGCCCGGGTCGGCGACAAGAACATGCCGTTTTGGGGCACCAGCTTCTCCGCCGCCTACGTCAGCGGGGTGGCTGCACTGGTCCGGGCAAAATATCCGCAACTCACGGCAAACCAAGTGATCAACCGGATTGTTCAGACTGCCCACAATCCTCCCTCCGGGGTGGACAACCGGGTCGGCTACGGACTGGTCGATCCGGTTGCGGCACTGACGTTCAACGTGCCGGCCGGCGATCCGGTGGCACCGGGGTCGCAGCAGCGGGTGCTCACCCCGGCACCACCTCCACCTCCGCCGGACCATCGGGCTCGCAACGTCGCCCTCGCCTTCCTCGGCGTGATCGCCGCGGCTGTACTGGCCGCCGCGATCACCGCCCGGATCCGCCGGGCCACCCGATGA
- a CDS encoding DUF2710 family protein: MSGAESRAELSDRDLVESVLRDLRAAAEKWEALVAEAENTTYSVDLGDVRAVANCDGRLLELTLHPCVLSDYTHSELADRLNLVFTALREEAEADFGARYGASLE, encoded by the coding sequence ATGTCGGGGGCGGAGAGCCGGGCGGAACTCAGCGACAGGGACCTTGTCGAGTCCGTCCTGCGCGATCTGCGTGCGGCCGCCGAAAAATGGGAAGCCCTCGTTGCCGAGGCCGAGAACACAACGTACAGCGTCGATCTGGGAGACGTTCGAGCCGTTGCCAACTGCGACGGGCGGCTGCTGGAGCTGACGCTGCACCCTTGCGTACTCAGCGATTACACCCACAGCGAGCTGGCGGACCGGCTCAACCTTGTCTTCACCGCGCTGCGGGAGGAGGCAGAGGCGGACTTCGGTGCGCGGTACGGCGCAAGCCTGGAGTGA
- a CDS encoding ESX secretion-associated protein EspG produces the protein MLTTTVDGLWVLQAVTGIESLCPELGLRPLSPRLDTPERALAHPIAQELRTIGALDEQGQADPMLREWLTVIMRRDIALMLNLSFPGRPDDDPQHLTRVSISRFASWWVVLERHGLEVRLYPAGSAADQEAAGDLLVGQIERLCGVTDPAPLRPVTLDTRELLERVRSPESLRQHLAALRLDIDQQQIVAMAADPELSGQANIVAIQPGAGAEELARVAVGDTTVLISDTPAGRVCVENVDNGGRRYQIVSPGTRSDVAGAILRLIARLPAGADWHSHRRVV, from the coding sequence GTGCTGACAACGACTGTTGACGGACTGTGGGTGCTACAGGCCGTCACCGGCATCGAATCGTTGTGCCCGGAGTTGGGCCTGCGGCCACTGTCACCCCGTCTGGACACTCCCGAGCGTGCTCTTGCGCATCCGATCGCGCAGGAGCTGCGCACCATCGGCGCTCTCGACGAACAGGGCCAAGCCGACCCGATGCTGCGGGAATGGCTCACGGTGATCATGCGCCGCGACATCGCGCTGATGCTCAACCTCAGTTTCCCCGGTCGGCCCGACGACGACCCCCAACACCTGACCCGTGTCTCGATCAGCCGATTCGCTTCCTGGTGGGTGGTGCTGGAACGCCATGGTCTGGAGGTGCGGCTCTATCCCGCCGGAAGTGCCGCCGACCAGGAGGCTGCCGGCGACCTCCTCGTCGGGCAGATCGAGCGGCTGTGCGGTGTGACCGACCCGGCACCGCTGCGGCCAGTCACCCTGGACACGCGCGAACTGCTCGAACGAGTTCGCAGCCCGGAGAGTCTTCGTCAGCACCTGGCCGCGCTCCGGCTCGATATCGATCAGCAGCAGATCGTGGCGATGGCCGCCGACCCGGAGCTGTCGGGCCAGGCCAACATCGTCGCGATCCAGCCGGGCGCAGGCGCCGAGGAACTCGCCCGCGTAGCGGTGGGGGACACCACGGTGCTGATTTCGGACACCCCGGCCGGCCGCGTCTGTGTAGAGAATGTCGACAATGGCGGTCGCCGGTACCAAATCGTCTCGCCCGGCACCCGTAGCGATGTGGCCGGCGCGATCCTGCGGCTCATAGCCCGGCTACCCGCCGGCGCAGACTGGCATTCACACCGGCGGGTTGTATGA